One Micromonospora craniellae genomic region harbors:
- the rplS gene encoding 50S ribosomal protein L19: MNILDALDAQSKRTDLPDFRAGDTVKVHARVVEGNRSRVQIFQGVVIRRQGDGLRETFTVRKLSFGVGVERTYPINSPAIDRIEVVVRGDVRRAKLYYLRELRGKKAKIKELREKQPS; the protein is encoded by the coding sequence ATGAACATCCTGGACGCCCTTGACGCCCAGTCGAAGCGCACCGACCTGCCCGACTTCCGTGCCGGTGACACCGTCAAGGTGCACGCCCGGGTGGTCGAGGGCAACCGGTCCCGGGTCCAGATCTTCCAGGGCGTCGTCATCCGCCGCCAGGGCGACGGGCTGCGTGAGACGTTCACCGTCCGTAAGCTCAGCTTCGGTGTGGGTGTCGAGCGGACCTACCCGATCAACAGCCCGGCGATCGACCGGATCGAGGTCGTGGTCCGTGGTGACGTGCGCCGGGCCAAGCTCTACTACTTGCGGGAGCTGCGGGGCAAGAAGGCCAAGATCAAGGAGCTGCGCGAGAAGCAGCCGAGCTGA
- the trmD gene encoding tRNA (guanosine(37)-N1)-methyltransferase TrmD: MRVDIVSIFPEYFAPLDLSLVGRARANGTLRLVVHDLRTWTHDVHRTVDDTPYGGGPGMVMRPEPWGAALDALAPPEAPPPRLLVPSPAGVPFTQALAHELAAEPRLLFACGRYEGIDQRVLDHAATRMPVTEVSLGDYVLFGGEVAVLVILEAMTRLLPGVLGNAGSLDDESHAHGLLEAPMYTKPATWRDLEVPAVLRSGDHGRIARWRRDEALARTGRRRPDMLAAIDPGSLDKRDVTALERAGFQVPRGDVAK, translated from the coding sequence ATGCGCGTCGACATCGTGTCGATCTTCCCGGAGTACTTCGCCCCGCTGGACCTGTCGTTGGTCGGCCGGGCCCGGGCCAACGGCACGCTGCGGCTGGTCGTACACGATCTGCGTACTTGGACGCACGACGTGCACCGCACCGTCGACGACACCCCGTACGGCGGCGGGCCCGGCATGGTGATGCGGCCGGAGCCGTGGGGCGCGGCGCTGGACGCCCTGGCCCCGCCGGAGGCGCCGCCGCCCCGCCTGCTGGTGCCGTCCCCGGCCGGTGTGCCGTTCACCCAGGCGCTGGCGCACGAGTTGGCCGCCGAGCCGCGCCTGCTGTTCGCCTGCGGCCGGTACGAGGGCATCGACCAGCGGGTGCTCGACCATGCCGCGACGCGGATGCCGGTCACCGAGGTCAGCCTCGGCGACTACGTGCTCTTCGGCGGCGAGGTCGCGGTGCTGGTGATCCTGGAGGCGATGACCCGCCTGCTGCCCGGCGTGCTCGGCAACGCCGGCTCGCTGGACGACGAGTCGCACGCGCACGGGCTGCTGGAGGCGCCGATGTACACCAAGCCGGCGACCTGGCGCGATCTGGAGGTGCCGGCGGTCCTCCGCTCCGGCGACCATGGCCGGATCGCCCGCTGGCGTCGGGACGAGGCGCTGGCGCGGACCGGCCGGCGTCGTCCGGACATGCTCGCCGCGATCGACCCGGGCAGCCTCGACAAGCGGGACGTCACGGCGCTGGAGCGGGCCGGATTTCAGGTGCCCCGGGGGGATGTGGCAAAGTAG
- the rimM gene encoding ribosome maturation factor RimM (Essential for efficient processing of 16S rRNA), whose amino-acid sequence MLIVGRIGKPHGIRGEVTVEVRTDEPETRFAPGMVLTTMAGANAANGRGAAPAGPGVPFEVPGELTVEAARWHQGRMLVAFEGVLDRDVAEALRGTLVAVDSADVAPPEDPEEFLDHQLVGLAVVTPDGERLGEVARIDHAPASDLLVLRRPEGGTALIPFVKEIVPEVDLAGGRVVVDPPGGLLDL is encoded by the coding sequence CTGCTCATCGTCGGCAGGATCGGCAAGCCGCACGGCATCCGTGGTGAGGTCACCGTGGAGGTGCGGACGGACGAGCCCGAGACGCGGTTCGCCCCCGGCATGGTGTTGACCACCATGGCGGGGGCGAACGCCGCGAACGGTCGAGGTGCTGCGCCCGCCGGTCCCGGAGTGCCGTTCGAGGTGCCCGGCGAGCTGACCGTGGAGGCGGCCCGCTGGCACCAGGGGCGGATGCTGGTCGCCTTCGAGGGAGTGCTGGACCGCGACGTCGCGGAGGCGTTGCGTGGCACCCTGGTCGCGGTGGACAGCGCCGATGTCGCTCCGCCGGAGGACCCGGAGGAGTTCCTCGACCACCAGCTCGTGGGCCTGGCCGTGGTCACGCCGGACGGCGAGCGCCTCGGCGAGGTGGCCCGGATCGACCACGCGCCCGCCTCCGACCTGCTGGTGCTGCGCCGCCCTGAGGGCGGCACCGCGCTGATCCCGTTCGTCAAGGAGATCGTCCCCGAGGTCGATCTCGCCGGTGGTCGTGTCGTGGTGGACCCGCCCGGCGGCCTGCTCGACCTGTAG
- a CDS encoding RNA-binding protein has protein sequence MALRPALEHLVKGIVDHPEDVRVRMVDSRRGKRLEVRVHPEDLGTVIGRSGRTAKALRQVIGSIGGRGVRVDIVDSY, from the coding sequence ATGGCACTGCGGCCGGCGTTGGAGCACCTGGTCAAGGGCATCGTCGACCACCCGGAGGACGTACGCGTCCGGATGGTCGACTCCCGTCGGGGCAAGCGGCTCGAGGTCCGCGTGCACCCCGAGGACCTGGGCACCGTGATCGGGCGGTCCGGCCGGACCGCCAAGGCGCTGCGCCAGGTGATCGGCTCCATCGGTGGGCGCGGCGTACGCGTCGACATCGTCGATTCGTACTGA
- the rpsP gene encoding 30S ribosomal protein S16, which yields MAVKIRLLRMGKIRNPQYRIVVADSRTKRDGRAIEFVGIYQPKEDPSVIEVKSERVQYWLSVGAQPSEAVQRLLELTGDWQKYKGLPAPPPLKVAPERADRKAAYEAEAKAAAGLAETPAKPAKKAAKATEAKAPKAEEPAAADSGEQA from the coding sequence GTGGCCGTAAAGATCCGGCTCCTGCGGATGGGCAAGATCCGCAACCCGCAGTACCGCATCGTCGTCGCCGACTCGCGCACCAAGCGCGACGGCCGGGCGATCGAGTTCGTCGGGATCTACCAGCCGAAGGAAGACCCTTCGGTGATCGAGGTCAAGTCGGAGCGGGTCCAGTACTGGCTGTCCGTCGGCGCCCAGCCGAGCGAGGCGGTGCAGCGGCTGCTGGAGCTGACCGGTGACTGGCAGAAGTACAAGGGCCTGCCGGCCCCGCCGCCGCTGAAGGTCGCCCCCGAGCGGGCCGACCGCAAGGCGGCGTACGAGGCCGAGGCGAAGGCCGCCGCCGGCCTGGCCGAGACGCCGGCCAAGCCGGCGAAGAAGGCCGCCAAGGCCACCGAGGCCAAGGCTCCGAAGGCCGAGGAGCCGGCCGCCGCTGACTCCGGCGAGCAGGCCTGA
- a CDS encoding DUF402 domain-containing protein: MRFEPGRLIVHRNVRRGRIGWVRPVRVVSDDDRGLLLWLARDTAVASEVTEAGVGMRGIPFAEWVVSTYRLATGRWLGPPLLKFLPTGAAHSVWWFQDAQGCFTHWYVNLEEPGIRWDDGDLAGVDIVDQDLDVVVRPDLSWAWKDEDEFTERLAFPEHYWVPDEAAVRAEGKRAIRTAEAGEFPFDGAWCDFVPPAEWTAPPELPPGWDRPPAR, from the coding sequence GTGAGATTCGAACCGGGCCGCCTGATCGTGCACCGCAACGTCCGGCGGGGCCGGATCGGTTGGGTGCGCCCGGTACGCGTGGTCAGCGACGACGACCGGGGCCTGCTGCTGTGGCTGGCCCGGGACACGGCGGTGGCCAGCGAGGTGACCGAGGCCGGCGTGGGCATGCGGGGGATCCCGTTCGCCGAGTGGGTCGTCTCGACGTACCGGCTGGCGACCGGCCGGTGGCTGGGACCGCCGCTGCTGAAGTTCCTGCCGACGGGCGCCGCCCACTCGGTCTGGTGGTTCCAGGACGCGCAGGGGTGTTTCACCCACTGGTACGTCAACCTGGAGGAGCCCGGAATCCGCTGGGACGACGGCGACCTGGCCGGCGTCGACATCGTGGACCAGGACCTCGACGTGGTGGTGCGCCCCGACCTGAGCTGGGCGTGGAAGGACGAGGACGAGTTCACCGAGCGGCTCGCCTTCCCGGAGCACTACTGGGTGCCGGATGAGGCGGCGGTCCGGGCCGAGGGCAAGCGGGCCATCCGGACGGCTGAGGCGGGCGAGTTCCCGTTCGACGGGGCCTGGTGCGACTTCGTCCCCCCGGCGGAGTGGACCGCGCCGCCGGAGTTGCCGCCCGGCTGGGACCGCCCGCCGGCCCGCTGA
- the proS gene encoding proline--tRNA ligase — translation MARVLTPRAEDFPRWYQDLIAKAKLADNGPVRGTMVIRPAGYAIWERMQAEMDDRIKAAGAENAYFPLFIPESYLKREAEHVEGFSPELAVVTHGGGKQLAEPVVVRPTSETVIGEFMAKWIDSYRDLPLLLNQWANVVRWELRPRVFLRTSEFLWQEGHTAHATRADARAYARRILHEAYEDLMVNVLGIPVVVGLKTARERFAGATATYTCEGMMGDGKALQLGTSHELGQNFAKAFDISYSSAEGGREHAWTTSWGTSTRMLGGLIMCHGDDNGLRVPPKLAPVQAYVMVVKDGDGVGAAAAKLRDALRDAGVRVTLDDRTDTPFGRRAVDAELRGYPVRVEVGPRDLAAGNAVVVRRTDGSKAPTPVADVVGAVLAALEADQQALHDQALAFRQSRTVEAATLDEALETAATGWARVPWSAVGVEGEAKANGQGVTVRCLVRADGSVPDTEDEPDLVAILARAY, via the coding sequence ATGGCGCGTGTGCTGACTCCCCGGGCGGAGGACTTTCCCCGCTGGTACCAGGACCTCATCGCTAAGGCGAAGCTGGCCGACAATGGGCCGGTGCGGGGGACCATGGTGATCCGGCCGGCCGGCTATGCCATCTGGGAGCGGATGCAGGCCGAGATGGACGACCGGATCAAGGCGGCCGGGGCGGAGAACGCGTACTTCCCGCTGTTCATCCCGGAGAGCTACCTCAAGCGTGAGGCCGAGCATGTCGAGGGCTTCTCGCCGGAGCTGGCGGTGGTCACCCACGGTGGCGGCAAGCAGTTGGCCGAGCCGGTCGTGGTGCGCCCCACCAGCGAGACGGTGATCGGCGAGTTCATGGCCAAGTGGATCGACTCGTACCGGGACCTGCCGCTGCTGCTCAACCAGTGGGCCAACGTGGTCCGGTGGGAGTTGCGGCCCCGGGTCTTCCTGCGTACCAGCGAGTTCCTGTGGCAGGAGGGGCACACCGCGCACGCCACCCGCGCCGACGCCCGCGCGTACGCCCGCAGGATCCTGCACGAGGCGTACGAGGACCTGATGGTGAACGTGCTCGGCATCCCGGTGGTAGTCGGGCTCAAGACGGCCCGTGAGCGCTTCGCCGGGGCGACCGCCACGTACACCTGCGAAGGCATGATGGGCGACGGCAAGGCGCTCCAGCTCGGCACCAGCCACGAGCTCGGGCAGAACTTCGCCAAGGCGTTCGACATCAGCTACTCCTCCGCCGAGGGCGGCCGGGAACACGCCTGGACCACCTCCTGGGGCACCTCCACCCGGATGCTCGGCGGCCTGATCATGTGCCATGGCGACGACAACGGGCTGCGGGTGCCGCCGAAGCTGGCGCCGGTGCAGGCGTACGTGATGGTGGTCAAGGACGGCGACGGCGTGGGCGCTGCGGCGGCCAAGCTCCGCGACGCGCTGCGCGACGCCGGTGTCCGGGTCACCCTCGACGACCGCACCGACACCCCCTTCGGCCGCCGGGCCGTCGACGCCGAGCTGCGCGGGTACCCGGTACGCGTCGAGGTCGGTCCCCGCGACCTGGCCGCCGGCAACGCGGTCGTGGTGCGGCGTACCGACGGGTCGAAGGCGCCCACGCCGGTGGCCGACGTGGTCGGCGCGGTGCTCGCCGCCCTGGAGGCCGACCAGCAGGCCCTGCACGACCAGGCGCTCGCCTTCCGCCAGTCGCGCACGGTCGAGGCGGCGACTCTGGACGAGGCGCTGGAGACGGCGGCCACCGGCTGGGCCCGGGTGCCGTGGTCGGCGGTCGGCGTGGAGGGCGAGGCGAAGGCCAACGGGCAGGGCGTGACCGTCCGCTGTCTGGTCCGCGCCGACGGCTCGGTGCCGGACACCGAGGACGAGCCCGACCTGGTCGCCATCCTGGCCCGCGCGTACTGA
- a CDS encoding amidohydrolase family protein: MALHVRGVLLPDDEVRDLWLVGDRVTFDPVPGAETVVDGGFVLPGLVDAHCHIGIARGATPITSLDQARTLARTDRDAGVLAIRDAGSPFPYPELEDEPDLPRLARAGRHVAPPKRYLRDIGMEVAAAEVAAAVTAQAAAGNGWVKLVGDWIDRGVGDLAPAWDADTMTAAVAAAHAAGARAAVHTFSESAVEIMVRAGVDSVEHGTGLSLDLIDLMARQGTALIPTMINIRTFGGIADQARPKFPGYADHMIALRDRFPQVVRAAYEAGVPIYVGTDAGGGIDHGLAVEEMLLLHEQAGMSRTDVLAAASWGARAWLGFPGLVEGGLADLSVYAEDPRRDLNALRTPSRLILRGNLIR, encoded by the coding sequence ATGGCTCTGCATGTCCGTGGCGTGCTTCTGCCCGACGACGAGGTACGGGACCTGTGGCTGGTCGGTGACCGGGTCACCTTCGATCCGGTGCCCGGTGCCGAGACGGTGGTCGACGGCGGCTTCGTGCTGCCCGGGTTGGTCGACGCACACTGTCACATCGGCATCGCCCGGGGGGCCACGCCGATCACCTCGCTCGACCAGGCCCGGACGCTGGCCCGGACCGACCGGGACGCCGGTGTCCTTGCGATCCGGGACGCGGGCTCGCCCTTCCCGTACCCGGAGTTGGAGGACGAGCCCGACCTGCCGCGACTGGCCCGCGCGGGCCGGCACGTCGCGCCGCCCAAGCGGTACCTGCGGGACATCGGGATGGAGGTCGCCGCCGCCGAGGTCGCCGCCGCCGTGACGGCGCAGGCCGCCGCGGGCAACGGCTGGGTCAAGCTGGTCGGAGACTGGATCGACCGGGGCGTCGGTGACCTGGCGCCGGCCTGGGACGCGGACACGATGACGGCCGCGGTGGCGGCCGCGCACGCCGCCGGGGCACGCGCCGCCGTGCACACCTTCAGCGAGTCCGCCGTGGAGATCATGGTGCGGGCCGGGGTGGACTCGGTGGAGCACGGCACCGGGCTCAGCCTGGACCTGATCGACCTGATGGCCCGGCAGGGCACCGCGCTGATCCCCACGATGATCAACATCCGGACCTTCGGCGGGATCGCCGACCAGGCCCGACCCAAGTTCCCCGGGTACGCCGACCACATGATCGCCCTGCGCGACCGCTTCCCGCAGGTGGTGCGCGCCGCGTACGAGGCGGGAGTGCCGATCTACGTGGGCACCGATGCGGGCGGCGGCATCGACCACGGTCTCGCCGTGGAGGAGATGCTGCTGCTGCACGAGCAGGCCGGCATGTCCCGGACGGACGTGCTCGCCGCCGCCTCCTGGGGCGCCCGCGCCTGGCTCGGCTTCCCCGGCCTCGTCGAGGGCGGCCTGGCCGACCTCTCCGTCTACGCGGAAGACCCCCGCCGAGACCTGAACGCCCTCCGCACCCCCTCCCGCCTCATCCTCCGCGGCAACCTCATCCGCTGA
- the ffh gene encoding signal recognition particle protein, with protein MFDTLSDRLSGIFTKLRGKGRLTDADIDATAREIRLALLEADVALPVVKGFITNVKERARGAEVSQALNPAQQIIKIVNEELVAVLGGEGRRLQFAKQPPTVIMLAGLQGSGKTTLAGKLARWLRTQGHQPLLVAADLQRPNAVGQLQVLGGRAGVEVYAPEPGNGVGDPVQVAKASIEHARRAARDVVIVDTAGRLGIDAEMMQQAANIRDAVQPDEVIFVIDAMVGQDAVRTAEAFRDGVGITGVVLSKLDGDARGGAALSVREVTGQPILFASTGEKLEDFDVFHPDRMASRILGMGDVLTLIEQAEAAFDTDQKEKMTAKLMGGEQFTLEDFLDQLIAVRRMGPIANVLAMMPGMGQVKDQLAELDDKHFDRITAIIRSMTPAERTNPKIINGSRRARIANGSGVTVMDVNQLLNRFTDAQKMMKQMGGMMGLPGGGRRKATKSPKNKRKGTKGGNRPRSGAGMPGGFPGGMPQLPPGMNPDDLAAGQGLPPGFKLPKIDFNKLGKRDKP; from the coding sequence GTGTTTGACACCTTGAGTGACCGCCTCTCCGGGATCTTCACCAAGCTCCGCGGCAAGGGACGCCTCACCGACGCCGACATCGACGCGACCGCGCGCGAGATCCGTCTCGCGCTGCTGGAGGCCGATGTCGCCCTGCCGGTGGTCAAGGGCTTCATCACGAACGTCAAGGAGCGGGCCAGGGGAGCGGAGGTCTCCCAGGCGCTCAACCCGGCGCAGCAGATCATCAAGATCGTCAACGAGGAGCTGGTCGCGGTTCTCGGCGGCGAGGGGCGTCGGCTCCAGTTCGCCAAGCAGCCGCCGACGGTGATCATGCTCGCCGGCCTCCAGGGCTCCGGCAAGACCACCCTCGCCGGCAAGCTGGCCCGCTGGCTGCGGACCCAGGGGCACCAGCCGCTGTTGGTCGCCGCCGACCTCCAGCGGCCCAACGCCGTCGGGCAGCTCCAGGTGCTCGGTGGCCGGGCCGGTGTCGAGGTGTACGCCCCGGAGCCCGGCAACGGCGTCGGTGACCCGGTGCAGGTGGCAAAGGCCTCCATCGAGCACGCCCGACGGGCCGCCCGCGATGTCGTCATCGTCGACACCGCCGGCCGGCTCGGCATCGACGCGGAGATGATGCAGCAGGCCGCGAACATCCGGGACGCGGTCCAGCCGGACGAGGTCATCTTCGTCATCGACGCGATGGTCGGTCAGGACGCGGTGCGGACCGCCGAGGCGTTCCGTGACGGCGTCGGCATCACCGGCGTGGTGCTGTCCAAGCTCGACGGCGATGCGCGCGGTGGCGCCGCACTGTCGGTCCGCGAGGTGACCGGGCAACCGATCCTCTTCGCCTCCACCGGCGAGAAGCTGGAGGACTTCGATGTCTTCCACCCCGACCGGATGGCCAGCCGGATCCTCGGCATGGGCGACGTCCTCACTCTGATCGAGCAGGCCGAGGCGGCCTTCGACACCGATCAGAAGGAGAAGATGACCGCCAAGCTGATGGGCGGCGAGCAGTTCACCCTGGAGGACTTCCTCGACCAGCTCATCGCGGTACGCCGGATGGGGCCGATCGCCAACGTGCTGGCCATGATGCCGGGCATGGGGCAGGTCAAGGACCAGCTCGCCGAGCTGGACGACAAGCACTTCGACCGGATAACCGCGATCATCCGCTCGATGACCCCGGCCGAGCGCACCAACCCGAAGATCATCAACGGCTCCCGGCGGGCCCGGATCGCCAACGGTTCCGGCGTCACCGTGATGGACGTCAACCAGTTGCTCAACCGCTTCACCGACGCGCAGAAGATGATGAAGCAGATGGGCGGCATGATGGGCCTGCCCGGCGGCGGCCGGCGCAAGGCGACCAAGAGCCCGAAGAACAAGCGCAAGGGCACCAAGGGCGGCAACCGGCCGCGTAGCGGCGCCGGGATGCCGGGCGGCTTCCCGGGCGGTATGCCGCAGCTCCCGCCGGGGATGAACCCGGACGACCTGGCCGCCGGCCAGGGACTGCCGCCGGGCTTCAAGCTGCCGAAGATCGACTTCAACAAGCTGGGCAAGCGGGACAAGCCCTAG
- a CDS encoding [protein-PII] uridylyltransferase: MERDCGRALPADEVVRVPAGIGAAARRARSDAYDAWLARLLPDRPGVALLAVGGLGRRQCAPHGDLDLVLLHAGVPGIDELAASLWYPIWDAGLRLDHSVRTVAEALSVAQDDVKVALGLLDARLVAGDPELAVTLVNSAVDHWRRTAVRQLAPLRQSAATRWQSHGELAFLLEGDLKEAAGGLRDVGILKAIALAGITDALRPAVHAAHLRLLDTRDALHQQLGRRVDRLLAQERAGVAALLGLRQAPAEDEPYPASNDATDLAPLRERRTQAEDGDGDALLRRVAGDARTVSHALDDALRAADRLRSGRRRGADGRPVRRPVARDVVEHDGELVLARTAIGARPDASLSVRVAAAAAVTGLPIARATCEWLASYCPPLPTPWPVEARAALTTLLGAGAGLLPAWETCDRYGLIDGWLPEWTRLRSLPQHNPVHRFTLDRHLVQTAYEASRHTRDVDRPDLLLLGAFLHDIGKGLPGDHSTVGAPIAEAMAARIGLPEAEASLIGTLVRLHLVLPEVATRRDLADPVTISRVAETVGDVATLDLLYALVRADAAATGPGAWSAWKGRLVAELVARVRTTLDTGAVPQPPAPDPALVAGPLPVVHLTGDRVAVAAADRRGLLATVAGCLALHRLEVLAADASTVDGRALVECRVQPRYGLTPDPVALTADLRRAIGGDVSVTQRLRARAGRGAGAEPRVVWHRDAATDAVLLELRAADAAGLLYRVTTALDAAGAQVRAARIATLGGDVVDVFYLVGSWPSDADRDRLESAVLAAV; the protein is encoded by the coding sequence GTGGAACGTGACTGCGGTAGGGCACTCCCGGCCGACGAGGTCGTCCGCGTACCGGCCGGGATCGGCGCCGCCGCGCGCCGGGCCCGGTCCGACGCGTACGACGCCTGGCTGGCCCGGCTGCTGCCGGACCGGCCGGGCGTCGCGCTGCTCGCGGTCGGCGGGCTGGGCCGGCGGCAGTGCGCCCCGCACGGCGACCTCGACCTGGTGTTGCTGCACGCCGGGGTGCCCGGCATCGACGAGCTGGCCGCCTCGCTCTGGTACCCGATCTGGGACGCGGGGCTGCGGCTGGACCACTCGGTACGCACCGTGGCCGAGGCGCTGTCGGTCGCCCAGGACGACGTGAAGGTGGCCCTGGGCCTGCTCGACGCCCGCCTCGTCGCCGGTGACCCGGAACTCGCCGTCACGCTGGTGAACAGCGCCGTGGACCACTGGCGGCGTACCGCCGTACGCCAACTGGCCCCGCTGCGCCAGAGCGCGGCGACCCGCTGGCAGTCCCACGGCGAGCTGGCGTTCCTGCTCGAAGGTGACCTCAAGGAGGCGGCCGGCGGCCTTCGCGACGTCGGCATCCTCAAGGCCATCGCCCTCGCCGGGATCACCGACGCGCTGCGTCCCGCCGTGCACGCCGCGCACCTGCGCCTGCTGGACACCCGCGACGCGCTGCACCAGCAGCTCGGCCGGCGGGTCGACCGGCTGCTCGCCCAGGAACGCGCCGGGGTGGCCGCGCTGCTCGGACTCCGGCAGGCGCCGGCCGAGGACGAACCATACCCGGCCTCGAACGACGCCACCGATCTCGCGCCGCTCCGGGAACGGCGAACGCAGGCTGAGGACGGCGACGGTGACGCGCTGCTGCGCCGGGTCGCCGGCGACGCGCGTACCGTCAGCCACGCTCTCGACGACGCGCTCCGCGCCGCCGACCGGCTGCGTTCCGGCCGCCGTCGGGGTGCCGACGGTCGCCCGGTGCGCCGGCCGGTCGCCCGCGACGTGGTGGAGCACGACGGGGAACTGGTGCTGGCCCGCACCGCCATCGGCGCCCGCCCCGACGCCAGCCTCTCGGTGCGGGTGGCCGCCGCCGCAGCGGTCACCGGCCTGCCGATCGCCCGGGCCACGTGCGAGTGGCTGGCGTCGTACTGCCCGCCGCTGCCGACGCCGTGGCCGGTGGAGGCGCGGGCCGCGCTGACCACGCTGCTGGGCGCCGGTGCGGGGCTGCTCCCGGCCTGGGAGACCTGCGACCGGTACGGGTTGATCGACGGCTGGCTGCCGGAGTGGACCCGGCTGCGTAGCCTGCCCCAGCACAACCCGGTGCACCGGTTCACCCTCGACCGGCACCTGGTGCAGACCGCGTACGAGGCCAGCCGGCACACCCGCGACGTGGACCGGCCGGACCTGCTGCTGCTCGGCGCGTTCCTGCACGACATCGGCAAGGGCCTGCCGGGTGACCACTCGACCGTGGGTGCGCCGATCGCCGAGGCGATGGCCGCCCGGATCGGCCTGCCCGAGGCGGAGGCGTCGCTGATCGGCACGCTGGTCCGGCTGCACCTGGTGCTGCCCGAGGTGGCCACCCGGCGGGACCTCGCCGACCCGGTCACCATCTCCCGGGTGGCCGAGACGGTCGGCGACGTGGCCACCCTCGACCTGCTGTACGCGCTGGTCCGCGCGGACGCCGCCGCCACCGGGCCGGGTGCCTGGTCGGCCTGGAAGGGGCGGCTGGTCGCCGAGCTGGTCGCCCGGGTCCGGACCACGCTCGACACCGGCGCCGTGCCGCAGCCACCCGCACCCGATCCGGCGCTGGTGGCGGGGCCGCTGCCGGTCGTACACCTGACCGGGGACCGGGTGGCGGTGGCCGCGGCCGACCGGCGGGGTCTGCTCGCGACGGTGGCCGGTTGCCTGGCGCTGCACCGGCTGGAGGTCCTCGCCGCCGACGCGTCGACGGTGGACGGCCGGGCGCTGGTCGAGTGCCGGGTGCAGCCGCGGTACGGGTTGACGCCGGATCCGGTCGCGCTCACCGCGGACCTGCGCCGGGCGATCGGCGGCGACGTGTCGGTGACGCAGCGCCTGCGGGCCCGGGCCGGGCGGGGCGCCGGGGCCGAGCCCCGGGTGGTCTGGCACCGCGACGCCGCCACCGACGCCGTGCTGCTGGAGTTGCGTGCCGCCGACGCGGCGGGCCTGCTCTACCGGGTGACCACCGCGTTGGACGCGGCCGGCGCGCAGGTCCGGGCGGCCCGGATCGCCACCCTCGGCGGGGACGTGGTGGACGTGTTCTACCTCGTCGGCTCGTGGCCCTCGGACGCCGACCGCGACCGTCTGGAATCCGCCGTGCTCGCCGCCGTCTAG
- a CDS encoding P-II family nitrogen regulator, which yields MKLVTAVIKPHQLDAVKEALHTLGVAGLTVSEVQGYGRQKGHTEVYRGAEYTVEFLPKIRVEVLTDEIDVDKIVDAVVGAARTGKIGDGKVWVTGVEEVVRVRTGERGLDAL from the coding sequence ATGAAGCTGGTGACCGCGGTCATCAAGCCGCACCAGTTGGACGCCGTCAAGGAGGCCCTGCACACGCTGGGCGTGGCCGGACTGACCGTGAGCGAGGTCCAGGGCTACGGACGGCAGAAGGGCCACACCGAGGTCTACCGGGGCGCCGAGTACACGGTCGAGTTCCTGCCCAAGATCCGGGTCGAGGTGCTCACCGACGAGATCGACGTCGACAAGATCGTCGACGCGGTGGTCGGTGCCGCCCGGACGGGCAAGATCGGTGACGGCAAGGTCTGGGTGACCGGAGTCGAGGAGGTCGTCCGGGTCCGCACCGGTGAGCGCGGCCTGGACGCCCTGTAG